A stretch of the Candidatus Gastranaerophilales bacterium genome encodes the following:
- a CDS encoding XRE family transcriptional regulator: protein MVNTISRRFKLKRKELRLSQEVVARAIGVDQKTISHWENGINEPQLNKLRIFCNNFRVPLSYFTDEDSEKNTLKCNLVTLDFYYDIYASCGIGGIAASENSEKIALPLELMPKQIRPGKKYSVIKIRGNSMEPEIKDRDLVLIEHYGNEQIIDNHIYIFMYENEIFVKRLSKNINEVIITSDNKDYAQIILRKEEINKLYIIGKVYGFARKYF, encoded by the coding sequence ATGGTAAATACAATATCTCGGCGTTTTAAGCTGAAAAGGAAAGAACTAAGGCTTTCACAGGAAGTTGTAGCAAGGGCGATAGGCGTCGATCAGAAAACCATATCTCACTGGGAAAATGGTATAAATGAACCGCAGTTAAATAAATTGAGGATATTTTGTAATAATTTTAGAGTTCCTTTATCTTATTTTACCGATGAAGATAGTGAAAAAAATACATTAAAATGTAATTTAGTTACGTTAGATTTTTATTATGATATCTATGCATCTTGCGGAATCGGGGGCATTGCAGCATCTGAAAATTCAGAAAAAATTGCTCTTCCTTTAGAATTGATGCCTAAGCAAATTAGACCGGGTAAAAAATACTCCGTTATAAAAATCCGGGGAAATAGCATGGAGCCTGAAATCAAGGACAGGGATTTGGTTTTGATAGAACATTACGGAAACGAACAAATCATCGATAATCATATTTATATTTTTATGTATGAGAATGAAATTTTTGTTAAACGTCTGTCCAAAAATATTAATGAAGTCATTATAACTTCTGATAATAAAGACTATGCACAAATTATTTTGAGGAAAGAAGAAATTAACAAATTATACATTATAGGTAAAGTATACGGTTTTGCGAGAAAATATTTTTAA
- a CDS encoding pitrilysin family protein: protein MPAKVKEVKTVNYPFLTAPVEIYELENGHKVVFAKKEGDLINISSWVKTGSINEDDHNNGISHFLEHLMFKGTTKFKAGEFDRLLESKGAVINAATWKDYTFYYITMPKGVHGQNVDFAIKMHADMMVDARLPREEIGPEFDPANPDVKEKRERYVVIEEIRMRDDQPWTKTYNEANHNMYDNHPYGRDVIGTKEIIANISQEEIVDYYNSYYTPENITTIVAGDIDFEKALTLIRGEFKFKHQKGKEKPGLAEVEPLKAPVYVENKGEINTGFLIMGFHGAKATDNKGTILLEIVSLILGDGISSRLYQNLIEKSTKSIFNVIDSGQYQFKDGNTFFINANFDPQHKEQAITAIKEEVRKMQDELISDEELEKACKKLKVKFADSAETVSEIAETIGYYMTVCESLEQCGEYLTVLQDITKEDVQKACQKYLDLNTYSMSILMPQ from the coding sequence ATGCCAGCCAAAGTAAAAGAAGTAAAAACGGTTAATTATCCGTTTTTGACTGCTCCGGTTGAAATTTACGAGCTTGAAAACGGACATAAGGTTGTCTTTGCGAAAAAAGAAGGCGATTTAATTAATATAAGCTCATGGGTAAAAACAGGGTCTATCAATGAAGATGACCATAATAACGGGATTTCGCATTTTTTGGAACATTTAATGTTTAAAGGAACAACTAAATTTAAAGCCGGCGAATTTGACAGACTTTTAGAGTCAAAAGGAGCTGTCATAAACGCCGCAACCTGGAAAGATTATACATTTTACTATATAACCATGCCTAAAGGCGTACACGGACAAAATGTTGATTTTGCCATAAAAATGCATGCCGATATGATGGTAGATGCACGGCTTCCTAGGGAAGAAATAGGTCCTGAATTTGACCCTGCCAATCCTGACGTAAAAGAAAAACGCGAAAGATACGTCGTTATTGAAGAAATCCGCATGAGAGATGACCAGCCCTGGACAAAAACTTACAACGAGGCTAACCATAATATGTATGATAATCACCCTTACGGACGTGATGTTATAGGTACTAAAGAAATTATTGCAAATATTTCCCAAGAAGAGATTGTGGATTATTATAACTCTTACTATACCCCTGAAAATATTACCACTATCGTCGCAGGGGATATAGATTTTGAAAAAGCACTTACATTAATCCGGGGAGAGTTTAAATTCAAACACCAAAAAGGCAAAGAAAAACCCGGGCTTGCCGAAGTTGAGCCTTTAAAGGCGCCCGTATACGTTGAAAACAAAGGCGAAATCAATACGGGATTTTTGATTATGGGCTTCCACGGGGCTAAGGCAACGGATAACAAAGGAACAATTTTGCTTGAGATTGTAAGTTTAATTTTAGGGGACGGTATAAGTTCGAGGCTTTATCAAAATCTTATTGAAAAAAGCACCAAATCTATTTTTAACGTAATTGACAGCGGGCAATACCAGTTTAAAGACGGTAATACTTTCTTTATTAATGCGAATTTTGACCCACAACATAAAGAGCAGGCAATCACAGCCATCAAAGAAGAGGTCCGCAAAATGCAAGATGAGCTTATCAGCGATGAAGAGCTTGAAAAAGCCTGTAAAAAACTAAAAGTCAAATTTGCAGACAGTGCGGAAACAGTTTCTGAAATAGCAGAAACTATCGGATATTATATGACGGTATGTGAGAGCCTTGAGCAGTGTGGAGAGTATCTCACGGTGCTTCAGGATATTACAAAAGAAGATGTACAAAAAGCCTGCCAAAAGTATCTTGATTTGAATACATATTCAATGTCTATACTTATGCCACAGTAA